A single genomic interval of Mangifera indica cultivar Alphonso chromosome 5, CATAS_Mindica_2.1, whole genome shotgun sequence harbors:
- the LOC123217281 gene encoding fasciclin-like arabinogalactan protein 7 has product MDKMRLSMVFMIGALLFLCSASNAQKVASPPSPSVSPTPAPAPAPAYVNLTDLLTVAGPFHTFLNHLESTKVLDTFQNQANNTEQGITIFVPKDDAFNSLKSPSLSNLTKDQLKQLCLFHALPQYYSLSDFKNLSQGGPVNTDAGGGYSLNFTDDSGTVLLNSGWTRTKVSSSVYSTDPVAVYQVDKVLLPEAIFGTNIPPVPAPAPAPVTPAADAPSVDGSSPKSSPAKSSGVVINWGIWSKLVLAVCGGLILFL; this is encoded by the coding sequence ATGGACAAAATGAGACTTTCCATGGTGTTCATGATTGGTGCGCTATTGTTTTTGTGCTCTGCATCAAATGCTCAAAAAGTTGCTAGTCCTCCCTCACCCTCAGTGTCCCCAACTCCAGCGCCAGCACCAGCTCCTGCTTATGTGAACCTCACTGATTTACTCACTGTAGCCGGTCCATTCCACACCTTCCTTAACCACCTTGAATCCACTAAAGTCTTGGATACCTTCCAAAACCAAGCTAACAATACTGAACAAGGCATCACCATATTTGTGCCCAAAGATGATGCCTTTAATTCACTTAAGAGCCCTTCCTTATCCAATCTCACTAAAGACCAACTTAAGCAACTTTGCCTATTCCATGCCTTGCCGCAATACTACTCTCTGTCTGATTTCAAGAATCTTAGCCAAGGGGGCCCTGTTAACACAGATGCTGGTGGGGGTTACTCCTTGAATTTCACTGATGATTCTGGGACTGTGCTCCTTAATTCGGGATGGACCAGAACTAAAGTTAGTAGCAGCGTGTATTCAACTGACCCTGTTGCCGTGTATCAAGTTGATAAGGTCCTTCTACCTGAGGCAATCTTTGGTACCAACATACCTCCAGTGCCAGCTCCAGCGCCTGCTCCTGTTACACCGGCTGCTGATGCGCCATCTGTCGATGGCTCTTCTCCAAAATCTTCACCAGCAAAGTCTTCTGGTGTGGTCATCAACTGGGGTATTTGGAGTAAGTTGGTTTTGGCGGTCTGTGGTGGGTTGATACTGTTTTTGTAA